A part of Larkinella insperata genomic DNA contains:
- a CDS encoding glycine--tRNA ligase — protein MEEAKPKPAPATSLQDIISHAKEYGFVFPSSEIYDGLQAVYDYGQNGVELKNNLKTVWWKAMTQVHENVVGIDAAIFMHPLTWKASGHVDSFNDPMIDNKDSKKRYRADQLLELKAEEYAANGQADKGHELLVEMGRLLDAGDLNGVRELIISEGIVDPISKTANWTEVRQFNLMFSTQVGSVAEDASLIYLRPETAQGIFVNFLNVQKTGRMKIPFGIAQIGKAFRNEIVARQFTFRMREFEQMEMQFFVRPGTEMEWYEKWRDTRLNFHKAVGLPAEKLKFHIHEKLAHYANAAVDIEYQFPFGFREIEGIHSRTDFDLKSHQELSRKKQQYFDNDLDENGKPYGNYIPYVVETSVGADRLFLAVFCNAYTEEVVGEGENQKTRTYLKLHPALAPVKAAVFPLMRRDGLPEKAQEIVKQLRSEFRVIYEERDAIGKRYTRQDLIGTPFCIAVDYQTLEDNTVTIRYRDTTEQVRVPISELKSRIGQEVSIERILENL, from the coding sequence ATGGAAGAAGCAAAACCAAAGCCGGCTCCGGCCACCTCGCTGCAAGACATTATTTCCCACGCCAAAGAATACGGTTTCGTGTTCCCGTCCAGTGAAATTTACGACGGGTTACAGGCCGTTTACGACTACGGTCAGAACGGTGTGGAATTAAAAAATAACCTCAAGACGGTCTGGTGGAAAGCCATGACCCAGGTCCACGAAAACGTGGTGGGCATCGATGCCGCCATTTTCATGCACCCGCTGACGTGGAAAGCATCGGGACACGTTGATTCGTTCAACGATCCGATGATCGACAATAAAGATTCTAAAAAACGCTACCGCGCCGACCAGTTACTCGAACTGAAAGCCGAAGAATACGCGGCCAACGGACAAGCCGACAAAGGCCATGAACTGCTGGTTGAAATGGGCCGTTTGCTCGACGCGGGCGACCTCAACGGTGTTCGGGAGCTGATCATCAGCGAGGGCATTGTGGATCCGATTTCCAAAACCGCCAACTGGACCGAAGTCCGGCAGTTTAACCTGATGTTCTCGACGCAGGTAGGCTCCGTGGCCGAAGACGCCAGCCTGATTTACCTACGGCCCGAAACCGCACAGGGCATTTTTGTCAACTTCCTGAACGTGCAGAAAACCGGCCGGATGAAGATTCCGTTCGGAATTGCCCAGATCGGTAAAGCGTTTCGCAACGAAATCGTGGCCCGGCAGTTTACGTTCCGGATGCGCGAGTTTGAGCAGATGGAAATGCAATTTTTCGTTCGCCCCGGCACCGAAATGGAATGGTACGAAAAGTGGCGCGATACCCGGCTGAACTTCCACAAAGCCGTGGGACTGCCCGCCGAAAAGCTAAAATTCCACATTCACGAAAAGCTGGCGCACTACGCCAACGCAGCCGTCGATATTGAGTACCAGTTTCCGTTTGGGTTCCGCGAAATCGAGGGCATCCACTCCCGCACGGATTTTGACCTGAAAAGCCACCAGGAACTGAGCCGCAAAAAGCAGCAGTACTTCGACAACGACCTCGACGAAAACGGCAAACCGTACGGCAATTACATTCCGTACGTGGTCGAAACGTCCGTCGGCGCCGACCGGCTTTTTCTGGCCGTATTCTGCAACGCTTACACGGAAGAAGTGGTGGGCGAAGGCGAAAACCAGAAAACCCGTACGTACCTCAAACTGCACCCGGCGCTGGCCCCGGTGAAAGCCGCTGTCTTCCCTTTAATGCGTAGAGATGGTCTGCCGGAAAAGGCGCAGGAAATTGTGAAGCAATTGCGCAGCGAATTCCGGGTGATTTACGAAGAGCGCGACGCCATCGGCAAACGCTATACCCGCCAGGATTTGATCGGTACGCCGTTCTGCATCGCCGTCGACTACCAGACGCTGGAAGACAATACCGTCACGATCCGCTACCGCGATACCACCGAGCAGGTCCGCGTTCCCATCAGCGAACTGAAAAGCCGCATTGGCCAGGAAGTTTCCATCGAGCGGATTCTGGAGAACTTGTAG
- a CDS encoding SRPBCC family protein — MLIRIHTRVEQPMHRVWEGFTRHLFNQLSPPFPPVKVVRFDGCRKGDTVHLQLNFLLFKQDWISRITGQEETDQEIYFIDQGTRLPFFLVYWHHKHRLIGEGNHTRIADEVTFRTPTRLTDFLLYPIMYGLFAYRKPIYKRYFSS; from the coding sequence ATGCTGATTCGGATTCATACGCGGGTTGAACAACCCATGCACCGGGTTTGGGAGGGCTTCACACGGCACTTATTCAACCAACTGAGTCCGCCGTTTCCACCCGTGAAAGTCGTCCGGTTTGATGGCTGTCGAAAAGGGGATACAGTGCATTTGCAGCTGAATTTTCTGCTGTTTAAACAGGATTGGATCAGCAGGATTACCGGGCAGGAGGAAACGGATCAGGAGATTTACTTTATCGATCAAGGTACCCGATTACCGTTTTTTCTGGTTTACTGGCACCACAAACACCGTCTTATTGGCGAGGGAAACCACACCCGAATCGCCGACGAGGTGACGTTTCGGACGCCCACGCGACTGACGGATTTTCTACTGTACCCCATTATGTACGGCTTATTTGCGTACCGAAAACCGATCTACAAGCGGTATTTCAGCAGTTAA
- a CDS encoding nitrate reductase associated protein yields the protein MKPQAVETVFFAFENDFVDTFRCIPMIVRYKLDTCGLKLKLPEWVKLSALEKRELAVRPCYTESEIAQYRHCLIDCVAKRCQKTVSELPPVDASWEELGRVPDEVQQKAAEWNCPPLTVAQWMQLDVMQRFALVKLSRSGHEGSNFPRALAEFGLGS from the coding sequence ATGAAGCCGCAAGCCGTCGAAACTGTCTTTTTTGCCTTTGAGAACGATTTTGTCGATACGTTTCGGTGTATTCCGATGATTGTGCGGTATAAGCTTGACACGTGCGGCCTCAAGCTGAAACTGCCCGAGTGGGTCAAATTGAGCGCCTTGGAAAAGCGCGAATTGGCGGTGCGGCCCTGTTATACGGAATCCGAAATTGCGCAATACCGGCATTGCCTCATCGACTGTGTGGCTAAACGCTGCCAGAAAACCGTCAGCGAGTTACCGCCGGTGGATGCCAGTTGGGAGGAGTTGGGGCGAGTGCCCGACGAAGTGCAACAGAAAGCGGCCGAATGGAATTGTCCGCCTTTAACGGTGGCGCAGTGGATGCAACTGGATGTCATGCAGCGGTTTGCGCTGGTGAAATTAAGCCGTTCCGGGCATGAAGGCAGCAATTTTCCCCGGGCTTTGGCAGAGTTTGGACTAGGGTCTTAA
- a CDS encoding rubredoxin translates to MRDYYTLKINIPAGIVSPGALQQVLTAARSANVRQVRFGARQQLLMTVHYEDMRALEKELKQLPVRYELNSERYPNIISSYCGEDVFRTGAWLRESEYHTVLDQFEEPPRLKVNLSDSNQSFTPFFTGNLNFIASPEPHFWYLYVRPKQSNTVFRWPDLIYTNDLGRLAKAVETALLEGWNAGASMDEETLYALVTHRQAFITQPATQEVELPEFSLPYYEGFNRYGQRSWLGLYRRDEQFSIDFLVDVCALCLKTRIGEICVTPWKSLIVKGIEEKDRSLWSYVLGKHNINVRHAANELAWQTEDHNDEGLGLKNDIIRYFGKHDTRTFGLCFGVQTRPKSEVFGSILIRKRPLLRIGHLHLFSVYDLYFTENFNPNSRTYFRFEKGLLKAFVPHQIDRLCRKFNNRRSQENGKTVRLEAESAELVVDAENWVHQCPYCFTVYNPQYGDERSGIPAGVPFEALSANYSCPTCDAPKSEMVEVVLPLIKAD, encoded by the coding sequence ATGCGTGACTATTATACCTTGAAAATCAACATCCCGGCGGGGATCGTTTCGCCCGGTGCGTTGCAGCAGGTGTTGACGGCGGCTCGCAGCGCCAACGTTCGGCAGGTTCGGTTCGGGGCGCGTCAGCAGTTGTTGATGACGGTACATTACGAAGATATGCGGGCGCTGGAAAAAGAGTTGAAACAGTTGCCGGTGCGGTATGAGTTGAATTCGGAGCGGTATCCCAATATCATCAGTTCGTATTGCGGGGAAGACGTGTTTAGGACGGGAGCGTGGCTGCGGGAAAGTGAGTACCACACGGTGTTGGATCAATTTGAGGAGCCGCCCCGCCTGAAGGTTAACCTGTCGGATTCGAATCAGAGCTTTACGCCATTTTTTACGGGTAATCTAAACTTCATCGCTTCGCCTGAGCCGCACTTCTGGTATCTGTACGTCCGCCCGAAGCAGAGCAATACCGTGTTTCGCTGGCCGGATTTGATTTATACCAACGATCTGGGGCGGCTGGCCAAAGCCGTTGAAACGGCCCTGCTGGAGGGCTGGAACGCAGGGGCGTCGATGGATGAAGAAACGCTGTACGCGCTGGTTACGCACCGGCAAGCGTTCATTACGCAGCCCGCAACGCAGGAGGTTGAGTTGCCGGAATTTTCGCTGCCTTATTACGAAGGATTCAACCGGTATGGACAACGGTCGTGGCTGGGACTGTACCGGAGGGACGAACAATTTTCGATTGATTTTCTGGTGGATGTCTGTGCGTTATGCCTAAAAACCCGCATCGGTGAAATCTGCGTAACGCCGTGGAAATCGCTGATTGTGAAAGGGATTGAGGAAAAAGATCGTTCATTATGGTCGTACGTGCTGGGCAAGCATAACATCAATGTTCGTCACGCGGCTAATGAACTCGCCTGGCAAACCGAAGACCACAACGACGAAGGACTTGGGCTGAAAAACGACATTATCCGGTATTTTGGCAAACACGATACGCGCACATTCGGGCTTTGTTTTGGTGTGCAGACGCGGCCCAAATCCGAGGTGTTCGGCTCCATCCTGATTCGTAAACGACCGCTGTTGAGAATAGGTCATCTTCATTTGTTTAGTGTTTACGATCTCTATTTTACTGAAAACTTTAACCCCAATAGCCGCACCTATTTCCGGTTTGAGAAAGGGTTGCTGAAAGCCTTTGTGCCCCACCAGATCGACCGCCTGTGCCGGAAGTTTAACAACCGACGGTCGCAGGAAAATGGGAAAACCGTGCGGCTGGAAGCAGAATCGGCCGAGTTGGTCGTCGACGCGGAAAATTGGGTGCACCAGTGCCCATACTGTTTTACCGTGTACAATCCGCAGTACGGCGATGAGCGCAGCGGTATTCCGGCCGGAGTTCCGTTTGAAGCATTATCCGCTAACTACAGCTGTCCCACTTGTGATGCGCCGAAAAGCGAGATGGTGGAGGTGGTACTTCCGCTGATCAAAGCTGATTAA
- a CDS encoding nitrate reductase → MTHQTTCCYCGVGCGIVVKQEPNGRLTVEGDKEHPSNRGMLCSKGMNLHYTVMDGSDRLLYPQMRFGRSMPLQRVGWDTALERTAAIFKTFIQKYGPDSVAFYVSGQCLTEEYYLVNKLIKGFIGSNNIDTNSRLCMSSAVVGYKLSLGEDSVPVCYDDIEEADVFFVQGANPAWCHPILWRRIEAHKTANPHVKIICVDPRRTDTARSSDLHLPIRPGTDIVLNNAIGRLLIENGFVDADFVLDHTDGFAAYREQVMQRTVEEAADLCGVEAEAIQQAAAWIGRANGFLSLWTMGLNQSVVGVNKNLSLINLHLITGKIGTPGNGPFSLTGQPNAMGGREVGGLATSLPAHREVTNATHRAEVEAFWQGPVNIAPKPGLTATEMFEALAKDELKAIWIINTNPMVSMPDANAVEKALKKARFVVVQDVSSRADTVAFADVVLPAAAWLEKEGTMTNAERRISYLPKVLDAPGEALPDAEIIWRFAQKMGFGESFNYTCASEVYQEYTRITAGTNIDVTGVSYELLKKHRTVQWPFPEQSKENGVGTKRLFADHRFYTANGRAQIHAVPDGNASEPTDEDFPLVLTTGRIRDQWHTMTKTGRVAKLGQHIPEPLLQIHPNDARIRGIREGQLVLVQGRRGEVRVKAQLTEDVRPGLCFMPMHWGKILNNNQVRANNLTNALVDPRSKEPDFKFTAVEVKPYRKPAEKIVIIGAGSAGLGFINAYRALETEDEIHVFSKEIYPFYNRVLLPDYISGAQSWEQLVKLREEQFAENRIVVHKGVSIVHIDRKAKILTDSNGQEHPYDKLLLGTGSRAFMPKGVPRLPGIFNMRSRLDADSLMPFLKHGPDGAEPHAVIVGGGLLGLELAASLRQIAVRVTVIQRAGRFMERQLDPLASELLNLELKDRGIDVYFNEEVQTFAGTQQVEGIQLKSGLKLPCQVVVLAIGTEPNIELAREAGLECNRGVVVNDYLQTSDPDIFAAGELAQWNGQMWGITLAAEQQAEVAARFLAGDVSKPYRGSLSMNILKMEGLHLCSIGLPEVPANAGLSGHAEYEEIVFIDKAKRYYKKCIVHGDKLVGAILVGDKNEFREFQNLIANGLELSEKRLQLLRASKSVDPVEGKLVCSCNSVGQGNLERAIADGCTDFQQLCQKTGAGTGCGSCRPEVRSILLGREELNVKSYEVKITS, encoded by the coding sequence ATGACTCATCAAACTACCTGTTGTTACTGCGGAGTTGGCTGCGGAATCGTGGTCAAACAGGAGCCGAATGGCCGACTGACGGTTGAGGGCGACAAAGAACATCCGTCTAATCGCGGAATGCTTTGTTCGAAGGGGATGAATCTGCACTATACGGTGATGGATGGGTCAGATCGATTACTGTATCCGCAGATGCGGTTTGGGCGGTCGATGCCGTTGCAACGGGTTGGCTGGGATACAGCTCTGGAACGGACCGCAGCCATTTTCAAGACATTCATTCAAAAATACGGCCCTGATTCTGTGGCGTTTTACGTGTCGGGGCAGTGCCTGACGGAAGAATATTACCTGGTTAACAAGCTCATTAAAGGGTTTATTGGCTCCAACAACATCGACACGAACTCCCGGCTTTGCATGAGTTCGGCGGTGGTCGGTTATAAGCTTTCGCTGGGTGAGGATTCCGTACCCGTCTGCTATGACGACATTGAAGAGGCCGATGTTTTCTTCGTGCAGGGCGCCAATCCGGCCTGGTGTCATCCCATTCTCTGGCGTCGCATCGAAGCGCACAAGACCGCTAACCCGCACGTCAAAATCATCTGCGTAGATCCCCGCCGGACGGATACGGCCCGCTCGTCGGATCTTCACCTGCCAATTCGGCCCGGCACCGACATTGTGCTGAACAATGCCATTGGTCGCCTGCTGATCGAAAACGGCTTTGTTGATGCTGATTTTGTGCTGGACCACACGGACGGTTTTGCCGCCTACCGCGAGCAGGTGATGCAGCGAACGGTGGAAGAAGCGGCTGATCTCTGCGGAGTCGAGGCCGAAGCCATTCAGCAGGCGGCTGCGTGGATTGGGCGTGCCAACGGTTTTTTGTCGCTCTGGACGATGGGCCTGAATCAGTCGGTGGTGGGTGTCAACAAGAATCTGTCACTCATCAATTTACACCTGATTACGGGAAAAATTGGAACACCCGGCAACGGTCCGTTTTCGCTGACGGGCCAACCCAACGCAATGGGCGGTCGGGAAGTAGGCGGTTTGGCCACTAGTTTACCCGCGCACCGGGAGGTGACCAACGCCACCCACCGCGCGGAAGTCGAAGCGTTCTGGCAGGGACCGGTCAACATTGCCCCCAAACCGGGGCTGACAGCCACCGAAATGTTTGAGGCACTGGCGAAGGACGAATTAAAAGCCATCTGGATCATCAACACGAATCCAATGGTGAGTATGCCGGATGCCAATGCCGTTGAGAAAGCCCTGAAAAAAGCGCGGTTTGTGGTGGTGCAGGATGTTTCAAGCCGGGCCGATACGGTCGCTTTTGCCGATGTGGTGCTACCCGCTGCCGCCTGGCTCGAAAAGGAAGGCACCATGACCAACGCCGAGCGCCGGATTTCTTATTTGCCCAAAGTCCTCGACGCACCGGGCGAAGCGTTGCCGGATGCCGAAATTATCTGGCGGTTTGCGCAGAAAATGGGCTTTGGCGAATCGTTCAACTATACCTGTGCGTCTGAGGTGTATCAGGAATACACCCGCATCACCGCCGGTACAAATATTGACGTTACCGGTGTTAGCTATGAATTATTGAAAAAACACCGCACGGTGCAATGGCCGTTTCCGGAGCAATCAAAGGAAAACGGTGTGGGAACGAAGCGACTTTTCGCCGATCATCGGTTTTACACGGCAAATGGTCGGGCGCAGATTCACGCAGTTCCGGATGGGAATGCGTCGGAGCCGACGGATGAGGATTTTCCGCTCGTGCTGACCACGGGCCGAATCCGGGACCAATGGCACACCATGACCAAAACCGGTCGGGTGGCGAAACTAGGCCAGCATATTCCGGAACCCCTTTTGCAAATTCACCCTAACGATGCCAGAATCCGCGGCATTCGTGAAGGCCAACTGGTTTTGGTGCAGGGCCGACGGGGCGAGGTTCGGGTGAAAGCCCAATTGACCGAGGACGTTCGTCCGGGGCTTTGTTTTATGCCCATGCACTGGGGCAAAATATTGAACAACAATCAGGTACGAGCCAATAATTTAACCAACGCGTTGGTTGATCCCCGGTCGAAGGAACCCGATTTTAAGTTTACGGCGGTCGAGGTGAAACCTTATCGGAAGCCAGCGGAAAAAATTGTCATTATCGGGGCCGGTTCGGCGGGATTGGGCTTTATCAATGCCTACCGGGCGTTGGAAACGGAGGACGAAATTCACGTTTTCTCCAAAGAGATTTATCCCTTCTACAACCGGGTGTTGCTGCCTGATTACATCAGCGGAGCGCAGTCCTGGGAACAACTCGTGAAGCTGCGCGAAGAGCAATTTGCGGAAAACCGGATTGTTGTGCATAAAGGCGTCAGCATTGTCCATATCGACCGGAAAGCTAAAATACTGACCGACAGCAACGGGCAGGAACACCCGTACGACAAATTACTGCTCGGTACCGGCAGCCGTGCCTTTATGCCCAAAGGCGTACCCCGTCTACCGGGCATTTTCAACATGAGGTCGCGGCTGGATGCGGATTCACTGATGCCCTTTCTGAAGCACGGACCGGACGGAGCCGAGCCGCACGCGGTCATTGTCGGGGGCGGTTTATTGGGCCTTGAGCTGGCTGCTTCGCTGCGTCAGATAGCTGTCCGCGTGACGGTTATCCAGCGGGCGGGACGGTTTATGGAGCGCCAACTCGATCCATTGGCCAGTGAATTACTCAACCTGGAGCTCAAAGACCGGGGTATTGACGTCTATTTTAACGAGGAAGTTCAGACGTTTGCCGGAACGCAGCAGGTGGAAGGAATTCAGTTAAAATCGGGGCTAAAACTGCCGTGTCAGGTGGTGGTGCTGGCCATTGGAACCGAACCAAACATCGAACTGGCGCGCGAAGCCGGGCTGGAATGCAACCGGGGCGTGGTGGTCAACGATTATCTGCAAACATCGGACCCGGACATTTTTGCCGCGGGTGAGCTGGCGCAGTGGAACGGTCAGATGTGGGGCATTACGCTGGCCGCCGAACAACAGGCCGAGGTGGCTGCCCGATTCCTGGCTGGCGATGTGTCCAAGCCGTATCGCGGTAGCCTTTCGATGAATATTCTGAAAATGGAAGGCCTGCATCTGTGCAGCATCGGTTTGCCCGAAGTACCCGCTAACGCCGGATTGTCGGGCCACGCTGAGTACGAAGAAATTGTCTTTATCGACAAGGCGAAACGGTACTACAAAAAATGCATTGTTCACGGCGATAAGCTGGTGGGAGCTATCCTGGTTGGCGATAAGAACGAGTTCCGGGAGTTTCAAAACCTGATTGCCAACGGACTTGAACTGTCCGAAAAGCGGCTGCAACTGCTCCGGGCAAGCAAGTCCGTCGACCCCGTGGAGGGCAAGCTGGTCTGCTCTTGCAACAGCGTTGGCCAGGGCAATCTCGAACGCGCCATCGCGGATGGCTGCACCGACTTCCAGCAACTCTGCCAAAAAACCGGTGCGGGCACCGGCTGCGGCTCCTGCCGCCCGGAAGTGCGCAGCATCCTTTTGGGGCGTGAAGAATTAAACGTTAAGAGTTATGAGGTAAAAATTACCAGTTAA
- a CDS encoding NarK family nitrate/nitrite MFS transporter, producing the protein MNSRANKPLETLPVFSFSGIQMRTFHITWMTFFVCFFGWFGLAPLMPAIRADLGLTKPEVGNTIIAAVSATIFARLIIGRLCDTWGPRKTYTALLVLGAFPVMLVGLAHDYTTFLLFRLAIGVIGASFVITQFHTSMMFAPKIKGTANAVAGGWGNLGGGITQLAMPLIMATIIGFGYTKPEAWRLAMIVPGVMMLIMAFIYYRFTKDTPNGNYEEIRRTADKGEKVSFGKACADIRVWALALAYACCFGMEITFDGVASLYFFDNFHMQETEAGFWAMLFGFMNIFARALGGIVADKVGANYGMRGKGVLLATMLLLEGLGIMLFANAGNLPMAILSMITFALFLKMANGGTYAIVPFVNPKAVGVISGVVGAGGNIGGMLMGFLFKSQTISYGEAFLYIGGIVAITGLLLFLVNFGKTTVAQPAEAKLQTA; encoded by the coding sequence ATGAACTCACGTGCTAATAAACCGTTGGAAACGCTGCCCGTATTCAGTTTTAGCGGTATTCAAATGCGGACGTTTCACATCACCTGGATGACGTTCTTTGTCTGCTTTTTCGGCTGGTTTGGGTTGGCTCCGCTGATGCCCGCCATTCGCGCCGATCTGGGCCTGACCAAACCCGAAGTAGGCAACACGATAATTGCTGCCGTTTCGGCCACCATTTTTGCCCGGCTGATTATCGGTCGTCTTTGCGATACCTGGGGGCCACGGAAAACCTACACGGCTTTGCTGGTGCTGGGGGCGTTTCCGGTCATGCTGGTTGGTCTGGCCCACGATTACACCACCTTCCTGCTATTCCGGCTGGCTATTGGCGTGATTGGGGCGTCGTTTGTGATTACCCAGTTCCACACGTCGATGATGTTTGCGCCCAAAATCAAAGGCACGGCCAACGCCGTTGCGGGCGGTTGGGGGAACCTCGGCGGGGGCATTACCCAGTTAGCCATGCCCCTGATTATGGCCACCATCATCGGTTTCGGCTACACAAAACCAGAAGCCTGGCGGCTGGCGATGATTGTACCGGGTGTGATGATGCTCATCATGGCATTTATTTATTACCGATTTACAAAAGACACACCCAACGGAAACTACGAGGAGATTCGGCGCACGGCGGATAAAGGGGAGAAGGTTAGTTTCGGGAAAGCGTGCGCTGATATCCGGGTGTGGGCGCTGGCGCTGGCATATGCTTGCTGCTTTGGCATGGAAATCACCTTCGATGGGGTGGCTTCGCTTTATTTCTTTGATAATTTCCACATGCAGGAAACCGAAGCGGGCTTCTGGGCCATGCTGTTCGGTTTCATGAACATTTTTGCCCGGGCGCTGGGCGGGATTGTGGCCGACAAAGTAGGGGCCAACTACGGAATGCGCGGCAAAGGCGTTCTGTTGGCCACTATGCTGCTGCTGGAAGGGCTGGGCATTATGCTCTTTGCCAATGCCGGAAACCTGCCGATGGCCATTCTTTCCATGATTACGTTCGCGCTATTCCTGAAAATGGCCAACGGTGGTACCTACGCTATCGTGCCCTTTGTCAATCCCAAAGCGGTCGGGGTAATTTCCGGCGTAGTCGGGGCGGGCGGCAACATCGGCGGAATGTTGATGGGCTTTCTCTTCAAATCGCAGACGATCAGCTATGGCGAAGCCTTTCTGTACATCGGGGGCATCGTTGCCATCACCGGGCTGCTGCTGTTTCTGGTCAACTTTGGTAAGACTACCGTTGCTCAACCTGCTGAGGCAAAGTTGCAAACAGCGTAA
- a CDS encoding alginate export family protein, with the protein MNFYFRRMALVCFLLTLLHTQLRAQISLVGQLRTRTELRDGYGNLTPKDSRTAAFTSQRTRLMFGYKGSRVHVNVAVQDVRVWGQDASTISAADGNRLMIHEAWADLTLINRADSTLKFRPIDRLSLKLGRQELVYDDVRLLGNLDWLQQGRRFDAALLKAQHHGWALDVGVGFNQNTDAFGVTGTGYTPANAPTSALSTQNVSLPVPAGFLPTVGKGGAPVVASAVSTNGQNQQFKAFQMAYLMRQFNSPAFGRTKFSALVFKDDFSKYRIDSLGSVTTGYVYGRRYDVSGVNSRLTYGAMLTGQREISGIKTGQILWQAFGYGQTGRDRDGLRIRNAYHYGANVTFQKGLLSVTPGYEVLSGTNAAHARPGETGRFDPLYGTPHKHWGYMDYFYVGTGSPVGGLKDAFLKFKYAGKRLATALDVHYFALAATTYNKMPDAPAGAVLDSRLGLEYDFTATYGLNKFTTLEAGYALMSGTNTLEYTKQGTMNQKAKLGTWAYLMINIRPDFFAN; encoded by the coding sequence ATGAATTTCTACTTCAGGCGGATGGCTCTCGTATGCTTTCTGCTGACGCTTCTCCATACCCAACTCCGGGCGCAGATTTCGTTGGTTGGTCAGCTTCGCACGCGGACGGAATTGCGTGACGGCTACGGCAATCTAACGCCCAAAGACAGCCGCACGGCTGCATTTACGTCGCAGCGTACCCGGCTCATGTTCGGCTACAAAGGAAGCCGGGTGCACGTTAACGTAGCCGTACAGGACGTGCGGGTGTGGGGCCAGGATGCCTCCACCATCAGTGCCGCCGACGGGAACCGGTTAATGATCCACGAAGCCTGGGCCGATTTGACGCTGATCAACCGGGCGGATAGTACCCTGAAATTCAGACCTATTGACCGATTATCACTCAAACTAGGTCGGCAGGAGCTGGTTTATGATGACGTGCGGCTACTGGGTAATCTCGACTGGCTTCAGCAGGGGCGCCGGTTCGATGCCGCCTTACTGAAAGCGCAGCACCACGGCTGGGCGTTGGATGTAGGCGTCGGCTTTAATCAAAATACGGATGCGTTTGGCGTGACCGGAACGGGTTATACGCCCGCCAACGCTCCAACGTCGGCCTTGTCGACCCAGAACGTTTCGCTGCCAGTTCCGGCTGGTTTTTTACCAACCGTCGGAAAAGGCGGAGCGCCGGTGGTGGCTAGCGCCGTCAGCACGAATGGTCAGAACCAGCAGTTCAAAGCGTTTCAAATGGCGTATCTTATGCGTCAGTTTAACAGCCCCGCATTTGGCCGGACCAAATTCTCGGCGCTGGTCTTCAAAGATGATTTTTCGAAATACCGCATCGACTCGCTGGGCAGCGTTACAACGGGTTACGTATACGGACGCCGTTATGATGTTTCTGGCGTAAACTCCCGACTTACTTACGGGGCCATGCTCACGGGCCAACGGGAAATTTCGGGTATCAAAACCGGGCAGATTCTGTGGCAGGCGTTTGGCTATGGGCAAACTGGCCGTGATCGCGACGGCCTGCGTATCCGCAATGCCTATCACTACGGAGCGAACGTTACGTTCCAGAAAGGGTTGCTGAGTGTCACACCCGGTTACGAAGTCCTTTCCGGAACGAACGCTGCCCACGCCAGGCCGGGCGAAACGGGCCGGTTCGATCCGCTGTATGGGACACCCCACAAGCACTGGGGCTACATGGATTATTTCTACGTCGGTACAGGCTCGCCGGTTGGTGGGCTGAAAGACGCCTTTTTGAAGTTTAAATACGCCGGGAAACGGCTAGCCACCGCCCTGGATGTACACTATTTCGCCCTGGCAGCCACCACCTATAACAAAATGCCGGACGCTCCGGCGGGTGCTGTGCTGGATTCCAGACTGGGTCTGGAATACGACTTCACGGCAACGTACGGCCTGAACAAATTTACGACCCTGGAAGCGGGTTACGCGCTGATGAGCGGCACCAACACGCTGGAATACACCAAACAAGGCACCATGAACCAGAAAGCTAAGCTGGGAACCTGGGCCTACCTGATGATCAACATTCGCCCTGATTTTTTCGCTAACTAA